A single Bacteroidales bacterium DNA region contains:
- a CDS encoding NADP-dependent isocitrate dehydrogenase, translating into MTKQNSKIIWTKIDEAPALATYSLLPIVNAFTKAAGVVVETKDISLAGRIIANFPDDLTEEQKIPDYLAELGKLTQFPETNIIKLPNISASIPQLQEAIKELQKKGYDLPDYPENPKTDAEKELVKRFAVVLGSAVNPVLREGNADRRSAVSVKKHAQKNPHKMMKDWNKNSKTHVSYMSEGDFYGNEKSVITEKATNFKIILEDKNGNTTILADNLKSLDGEILDTTFMSAAKLRAFFKEQIKDAKNKDVLFSLHLKATMMKVSDPKMFGHAVAVFYETVLEKHSETIKKLGVNLNNGIADLYSRIQNLPESKRTEIENDITELYKVMPDIAMVDSDKGITNLHVPNNIIIDASMPVIIRDGGQMWNAQGKLQDTKAIIPDRSYATLYQVVIEDCQTNGQFNPATMGSVANVGLMAQKAEEYGSHPTTFEIPKAGTVKVIDSVGNTLTEHEVEKGDIWRMSRAKDIPVQDWVKLAVTRAKATGSPAIFWLDKNRAHDANIISKVETYLKNYDVSGLNIRIMKPDDAMKFTLERTRKGENTISVTGNVLRDYLTDLFPILELGTSAKMLSIVPLLKGGGLFETGAGGSAPKHVQQFLKEGHLRWNSLGEFLALTVSLEHLANTFNNKRAQVLADTLDAAVSDYLENNKAPSRKAGELDNRGTHYFLAQYWAKALANQNEDTDLKENFINIYEKLKNNEEKILHEIANAEGKPTDIGGYYYPDTEKAGEAMRPSETFNKIIDNIN; encoded by the coding sequence ATGACAAAACAAAACTCAAAAATTATTTGGACAAAAATTGACGAAGCTCCCGCTTTAGCAACATATTCATTGTTGCCAATAGTTAATGCTTTTACAAAAGCCGCAGGTGTTGTTGTTGAAACAAAAGATATTTCGCTTGCCGGCAGAATTATTGCAAATTTTCCCGATGATTTAACCGAAGAGCAAAAAATTCCTGATTATTTGGCTGAACTCGGAAAATTAACACAATTCCCGGAAACAAACATTATTAAACTGCCGAATATCAGTGCTTCAATTCCGCAACTGCAAGAAGCAATAAAAGAATTACAAAAAAAAGGATATGATTTGCCCGATTATCCCGAGAACCCGAAAACAGATGCAGAAAAAGAGTTGGTAAAAAGATTTGCAGTTGTCTTAGGAAGTGCCGTAAACCCGGTATTAAGAGAAGGAAATGCCGACAGACGCTCAGCAGTTTCAGTAAAAAAACATGCACAAAAAAATCCGCATAAAATGATGAAAGATTGGAATAAGAATTCCAAAACACATGTTTCTTATATGTCGGAAGGTGACTTTTACGGAAATGAAAAATCCGTTATTACTGAAAAAGCAACAAATTTTAAGATAATTTTAGAGGATAAAAACGGGAACACAACAATTCTTGCAGATAATTTAAAATCTCTCGACGGCGAAATACTTGATACTACTTTTATGAGTGCTGCAAAATTAAGAGCATTTTTTAAAGAGCAAATCAAAGATGCAAAAAATAAAGATGTATTATTTTCATTGCACCTTAAAGCAACAATGATGAAAGTTTCCGACCCTAAAATGTTCGGGCATGCTGTTGCAGTTTTCTATGAAACTGTTCTTGAAAAACATTCAGAAACTATTAAAAAACTCGGCGTAAATTTAAATAACGGTATTGCCGATTTATATTCAAGAATTCAAAACCTACCCGAAAGCAAAAGAACGGAAATTGAGAATGACATTACAGAACTCTATAAAGTTATGCCCGATATTGCAATGGTTGATTCCGACAAAGGTATAACAAATTTACATGTTCCTAATAACATTATAATTGATGCTTCTATGCCTGTTATCATTCGCGACGGCGGACAAATGTGGAATGCACAAGGCAAACTTCAAGACACAAAAGCAATCATACCTGACAGAAGCTATGCTACATTATATCAGGTAGTTATTGAAGATTGCCAAACAAACGGACAATTTAATCCCGCAACAATGGGAAGTGTGGCAAATGTCGGCTTAATGGCTCAAAAAGCAGAGGAATACGGTTCACATCCTACAACATTTGAAATTCCGAAAGCAGGAACAGTAAAAGTTATTGATTCAGTCGGAAATACTTTAACAGAGCACGAAGTTGAAAAAGGTGATATTTGGAGAATGTCGAGAGCAAAAGACATTCCTGTTCAAGACTGGGTAAAACTTGCTGTTACAAGAGCAAAAGCAACAGGTTCTCCTGCAATTTTTTGGTTAGATAAAAACAGAGCACATGATGCAAATATAATTTCAAAAGTTGAAACGTATTTAAAAAACTATGATGTTTCCGGTCTGAATATCAGAATTATGAAACCTGATGATGCTATGAAATTCACTTTAGAAAGAACCAGAAAAGGAGAAAACACAATATCGGTAACCGGAAATGTTCTCAGAGATTATCTAACAGATTTATTTCCTATTCTTGAACTCGGAACAAGTGCAAAAATGCTTTCGATAGTTCCTTTATTAAAAGGCGGAGGTTTATTTGAAACAGGAGCCGGAGGTTCAGCACCGAAACATGTTCAACAATTCTTAAAAGAAGGGCATTTACGTTGGAATTCCTTAGGAGAATTTTTAGCATTAACAGTTTCATTAGAACATCTTGCAAATACTTTTAACAACAAAAGAGCACAAGTTCTTGCAGATACACTTGATGCAGCAGTAAGCGATTATCTTGAAAACAATAAAGCACCCTCGCGAAAAGCCGGAGAATTAGATAACAGAGGAACACATTATTTTCTTGCACAATATTGGGCAAAAGCTCTTGCAAATCAAAATGAAGATACAGATTTAAAAGAAAACTTTATAAATATATATGAAAAATTAAAGAATAACGAAGAGAAAATATTACATGAAATTGCAAACGCAGAAGGAAAACCTACCGATATCGGCGGCTATTATTATCCTGATACTGAAAAAGCAGGGGAAGCAATGCGACCTTCAGAAACATTCAATAAAATAATTGACAATATAAACTAA
- a CDS encoding ferritin, which yields MNSKKVEQALNKQIELEHFSSQLYLAMASWTEKNGYNGSANFLYAHSDEEREHMLKLFHYVNDRGGHAIVPKVEQPELEYKSIQDIYKQIFEHEKMISNEINELVGLCYDERDFTTQSFLQWYVEEQIEEETLFGNILDKLNLLGGDKAEMYMFDNEMEKLTNSQAQETGK from the coding sequence ATGAACAGTAAAAAAGTAGAACAAGCATTAAATAAACAAATTGAGTTAGAGCATTTTTCTTCTCAATTATATTTGGCAATGGCATCTTGGACAGAAAAAAACGGATACAACGGCTCGGCAAATTTCTTATATGCTCATTCCGATGAAGAAAGAGAACACATGCTAAAACTGTTTCATTATGTTAACGACAGAGGCGGACATGCAATTGTTCCTAAAGTTGAGCAACCTGAACTGGAATATAAATCAATTCAAGACATCTACAAACAAATATTTGAACATGAAAAAATGATTTCAAATGAAATTAATGAGCTTGTAGGGCTTTGCTACGATGAAAGGGATTTTACGACACAAAGTTTCTTGCAATGGTATGTTGAAGAACAAATTGAAGAAGAAACCCTTTTCGGCAATATCTTGGACAAATTAAATTTGTTGGGAGGCGACAAAGCAGAAATGTATATGTTTGATAATGAAATGGAAAAATTAACCAACTCACAAGCACAAGAAACCGGAAAGTAA
- a CDS encoding C25 family cysteine peptidase, producing MKKILLTLLTMVLFLFAGFAQQGVIPLSSEKNAVEMSENSYEKLNLTFNHSQIRSFTVKTSEGTFDEISIPGARFTGNIGDPKLPAYSKLIEVPFGAEVNVKVKNYTVQEYKLSDFGINNLIIPAQPDVNKSEDPTKVKFRYNKAAYASKTYSAFNMADVEIQGTMRGVRIAKLSVSPVNYNPTDGTVKVYNNIEVEVIFTNSNVSKTEYIKQATYSPFFESVYSKLLNTKTVIDDHPDLTKYPVKMLILADRMFETALAPYILWKTKKGFNVIVNYTDEGYSDVASIKAWVQSHYDAGTPTDPAPSFCLFVGDVAQIPSSQVGVNSGKQTDLYYFSQDGDYFPEMYYGRFSANNLTELQPIIDKTLYHERYEFADPTYLDDVTLIAGADATWNPNVGQPTIQYGTQNYFNASHGFTNVNDYLSSYTGCYDNARISVSFINYTAHCAETVWADPGLSISDINSMTNTNKYPLAVGNCCLSADFGYLECIGEAWIRAENKGAVAYIGSSPSSYWFEDFYWAVGAFPIQGDNGGYVPTFGETTYGVYDGMFVSDYVTVDATVFLGNLAVTEVDVAGYPQHSNPLYYWEAYNCLGDPSLVPFYTQGSTNTVSHMAILPIGMSTYTVDAEPGSYVAISKDGILHGAALVDATGTVDVPIIPVTSGGDVDIVVTKPQYIPYMTTVPAAALSGPYMIVNTYNNVVDYGQTINLDIALENVGADPATGVSATVSTSDVNASIANPTFVYGDVTVGTVTAPSSGVFTLTVADNLPDQYMVAVDISITDGTDTWDYTKNVTVNAPAISIGSVFITNDDNADGILDPAETADINFTITNSGHATAVFNGTLSESNDPNNYLTLGGTFVSGVSLAAGASQDFVFTGATADVATPLGSPVEVQIDIAAGASNQYTGVDNQNIIIGIIPVYLISDAGPYTVCTGTFYDSGGETGEYASSENETLTFLPGGGEDFVVVEFTEFATEGGYDYLYIHDGPDTSYPQVAGSPFDEDAPPTGPFMGANGLTFHFTSDASVTRSGWAADVYCFSATTPPACSINPVPSNGATNVFPLNISWSSAMGATSYDVYFGTDPDPYTNTPVTVTSTEFAITVNPETTYYWAVLPTNSIGTATGCDVWSFNTGGEQYPMTSGTVTICNAAFYDTGGANGAYQSDENITMTFLPGTAGKMINVEFVSFATEGGYDYLYVYDATDATNLIGQYDEDNMPPTNITATNADGALTFVFTSDGSVTRDGWVTNITCVDGVATYTITFDVNDGTNAIEGAAVNFDSQTINTDASGIAVFNNCAEGTGVAYTVTKNGYNNATGAVDTDADKTINVIMASNAVETLENNISIIPNPNNGMFAIDFGELNTSEITVEVRTVSGKVIYQSGSTSNVHQIDLSNQSKGIYFIRINSGEIIYNTKVMIK from the coding sequence ATGAAAAAAATATTACTTACATTACTGACAATGGTATTGTTTCTGTTTGCCGGGTTTGCCCAACAAGGTGTAATTCCATTAAGTTCAGAGAAGAATGCAGTTGAAATGAGTGAAAATTCTTACGAAAAGTTAAATCTTACTTTTAATCATTCTCAAATCAGAAGTTTCACGGTTAAAACTTCAGAAGGAACATTTGATGAAATCTCAATTCCCGGTGCAAGGTTTACCGGTAATATAGGAGACCCAAAACTTCCTGCATACAGTAAATTAATAGAAGTTCCTTTCGGAGCCGAAGTTAATGTAAAAGTTAAAAACTATACTGTTCAAGAATATAAATTATCTGATTTCGGAATTAATAACCTTATTATTCCTGCACAACCGGATGTTAATAAAAGTGAAGACCCCACAAAAGTAAAGTTCAGATATAATAAAGCAGCTTATGCTTCAAAAACATATTCTGCTTTTAATATGGCAGATGTTGAAATTCAAGGAACCATGCGTGGTGTCAGAATAGCTAAACTTTCTGTATCTCCCGTAAATTATAACCCGACTGACGGAACAGTAAAAGTTTATAACAACATAGAAGTTGAAGTAATCTTTACAAATAGTAATGTAAGTAAAACCGAATACATTAAACAAGCTACATATTCACCTTTTTTCGAAAGTGTTTACAGTAAATTACTGAATACTAAAACAGTAATAGATGATCATCCTGATTTAACAAAATATCCTGTTAAAATGTTGATTCTTGCCGACAGAATGTTTGAAACGGCATTAGCTCCCTATATTTTATGGAAAACTAAAAAAGGTTTTAATGTTATTGTAAATTATACTGACGAAGGGTATAGTGATGTTGCTTCAATTAAAGCATGGGTGCAATCTCATTACGATGCAGGAACACCAACAGATCCTGCTCCGAGTTTCTGTTTATTTGTAGGTGATGTTGCTCAAATTCCTTCCTCGCAAGTAGGTGTAAATTCAGGCAAACAAACAGACCTTTATTATTTCAGCCAAGACGGAGATTATTTTCCTGAAATGTATTACGGGCGTTTTTCTGCAAATAACTTAACAGAGTTACAGCCAATTATAGACAAAACATTATATCATGAACGATATGAATTTGCCGATCCTACATATTTAGATGATGTAACTTTAATTGCAGGTGCTGATGCTACCTGGAATCCGAATGTCGGTCAACCTACAATTCAATACGGAACACAAAATTATTTTAATGCATCTCACGGTTTCACAAATGTTAATGACTATTTATCATCTTATACCGGATGCTATGATAATGCAAGAATTTCGGTTTCATTCATAAATTATACTGCACATTGTGCAGAAACTGTATGGGCTGACCCTGGTTTATCAATTTCTGATATAAATTCAATGACAAATACAAACAAATATCCTCTTGCTGTAGGAAACTGTTGTTTATCGGCAGATTTCGGTTATTTAGAATGTATAGGCGAAGCATGGATAAGAGCAGAAAATAAAGGAGCAGTTGCCTATATCGGTTCATCACCATCATCCTATTGGTTTGAAGATTTTTATTGGGCAGTCGGTGCTTTTCCCATTCAAGGTGACAATGGCGGGTATGTACCTACTTTTGGAGAAACAACTTACGGAGTATATGACGGAATGTTTGTAAGTGACTATGTAACAGTTGATGCAACCGTTTTTCTCGGAAATTTAGCTGTAACGGAAGTTGATGTTGCAGGCTATCCTCAACATTCAAATCCTTTATATTATTGGGAGGCATATAATTGTTTGGGAGACCCTTCTTTAGTTCCTTTTTATACGCAAGGTTCAACAAATACAGTAAGCCACATGGCAATATTACCTATCGGTATGTCAACTTATACGGTTGATGCAGAGCCGGGTTCTTATGTTGCAATTTCAAAAGACGGTATTCTTCACGGTGCTGCATTAGTTGATGCAACAGGAACTGTTGATGTCCCTATTATTCCCGTAACTTCCGGCGGAGATGTTGATATAGTGGTTACAAAACCTCAGTATATTCCTTATATGACAACTGTTCCGGCAGCTGCACTATCCGGACCTTATATGATTGTAAATACTTATAATAATGTTGTTGATTACGGGCAAACGATTAATTTAGATATAGCTTTAGAGAATGTAGGAGCTGATCCTGCAACAGGAGTTTCTGCTACTGTTTCAACTTCTGATGTAAATGCAAGTATTGCCAACCCTACTTTTGTATATGGTGATGTTACTGTCGGTACTGTTACTGCACCAAGTTCAGGTGTATTTACCTTAACTGTTGCCGACAATTTACCAGATCAATATATGGTTGCTGTCGATATTTCAATAACAGACGGAACAGATACTTGGGATTATACCAAAAATGTAACCGTTAATGCTCCTGCAATTTCAATCGGAAGTGTATTTATTACAAATGATGATAATGCAGACGGCATTTTAGACCCTGCTGAAACAGCAGATATTAATTTTACGATAACAAATTCAGGACATGCAACAGCAGTTTTCAACGGAACGTTATCTGAAAGCAATGATCCTAATAACTATTTGACTCTCGGCGGAACTTTTGTTTCCGGTGTTAGCTTAGCGGCAGGAGCTTCACAAGATTTTGTTTTTACCGGAGCAACAGCTGACGTTGCAACACCTCTCGGCAGCCCGGTTGAGGTGCAAATTGATATCGCAGCAGGTGCATCAAATCAATATACGGGTGTTGATAATCAAAATATTATTATAGGGATAATACCTGTTTATTTAATCAGCGATGCAGGTCCTTATACTGTTTGTACCGGAACATTTTATGATTCCGGCGGTGAAACAGGAGAGTATGCTTCAAGCGAGAACGAAACATTAACTTTCTTACCCGGCGGAGGAGAAGATTTTGTAGTTGTTGAATTTACGGAGTTTGCAACAGAAGGCGGATATGACTATTTGTATATTCATGACGGACCGGATACAAGTTACCCGCAAGTAGCAGGAAGTCCTTTTGATGAGGATGCACCTCCGACAGGACCATTTATGGGAGCTAACGGTTTAACATTTCATTTTACAAGCGATGCATCTGTAACACGTTCGGGTTGGGCAGCTGATGTTTATTGCTTTTCTGCAACAACACCTCCTGCTTGTTCAATAAATCCTGTTCCCTCAAACGGAGCAACCAATGTTTTCCCATTAAATATTTCGTGGAGTTCTGCTATGGGAGCAACTTCTTATGATGTTTATTTCGGGACAGACCCTGACCCTTATACGAATACTCCCGTAACAGTTACTTCAACTGAGTTTGCAATTACGGTTAATCCTGAAACTACTTATTATTGGGCTGTATTGCCGACAAATAGTATCGGTACGGCAACAGGTTGCGATGTGTGGTCTTTTAATACAGGCGGCGAACAATATCCTATGACAAGCGGAACAGTTACAATTTGTAATGCTGCGTTTTATGATACCGGCGGGGCAAACGGAGCTTATCAAAGCGATGAAAATATTACAATGACATTTTTACCCGGAACAGCAGGAAAAATGATTAATGTTGAATTTGTATCATTTGCAACAGAAGGCGGTTATGATTATTTGTATGTTTATGATGCAACGGATGCAACTAACTTAATAGGACAATATGATGAGGATAATATGCCTCCGACAAATATTACGGCTACAAATGCAGACGGTGCATTAACATTTGTATTTACAAGTGACGGTTCAGTAACAAGAGACGGCTGGGTTACTAATATTACTTGTGTTGACGGGGTAGCAACCTATACTATTACATTTGATGTAAATGACGGAACTAATGCAATTGAAGGAGCAGCTGTTAACTTTGACAGCCAAACAATTAATACTGATGCATCCGGAATAGCTGTATTTAATAATTGTGCAGAAGGAACCGGTGTTGCTTATACGGTTACTAAAAACGGTTATAATAATGCAACAGGAGCAGTTGATACAGATGCTGATAAAACAATTAATGTTATAATGGCATCAAATGCAGTTGAAACATTAGAAAATAATATTTCAATTATTCCGAATCCTAATAACGGAATGTTTGCAATTGATTTCGGAGAATTAAATACTTCCGAAATAACAGTTGAGGTTCGAACGGTAAGCGGAAAAGTTATTTATCAATCCGGCAGTACTTCAAATGTTCATCAAATAGATTTGAGTAATCAATCAAAAGGGATTTATTTTATCAGAATAAACTCAGGAGAAATTATTTATAATACGAAAGTGATGATTAAATAA
- a CDS encoding AAA family ATPase — protein sequence MIDIKELNEKIKNESVFADTIRNEMNRVIVGQKHMIDSLLTGLLTGGHILLEGVPGLAKTLAITSLAKIINAKFSRIQFTPDLLPADLLGTMIYSHKTEEFITKKGPIFANFILADEINRSPAKVQSALLEAMQEKQVTIGQNTFKLEEPFMVLATQNPIEQEGTYPLPEAQVDRFMLKVIIDYPKKDEEQLIIRQNIAKTYPEINTLLSTDTILRAREIVKEIYLDEKIERYIIDIVFASRNPKDYGLNEYENLISFGASPRAGINLALAAKAYAFIQGRGAVFPEDVRAVCKDVMRHRIGLTYEAEAENITSEDIITGILNVVEVP from the coding sequence ATGATTGATATAAAAGAACTGAATGAAAAGATTAAAAACGAAAGTGTTTTCGCAGATACAATTCGTAATGAAATGAACCGTGTAATTGTCGGGCAGAAACACATGATTGACAGTTTACTGACAGGTTTACTCACAGGCGGTCATATACTTTTAGAAGGTGTACCCGGGCTTGCAAAAACATTGGCAATAACATCGTTAGCAAAAATTATTAATGCCAAATTCAGCAGAATTCAGTTTACACCTGACTTGCTGCCTGCTGATTTATTGGGAACTATGATTTACAGCCATAAAACAGAAGAATTTATTACCAAAAAAGGACCTATTTTTGCAAATTTTATTCTCGCCGATGAAATTAACAGATCCCCGGCAAAAGTACAAAGTGCTTTACTTGAAGCAATGCAGGAAAAACAAGTTACAATCGGACAAAATACATTCAAATTAGAAGAACCTTTTATGGTTTTGGCAACTCAAAACCCTATTGAACAAGAAGGAACATACCCTTTACCGGAAGCACAAGTTGACAGATTTATGCTTAAAGTTATTATTGATTACCCGAAAAAAGACGAAGAGCAACTAATTATACGACAGAATATTGCTAAAACATACCCGGAAATTAATACATTGTTAAGTACAGATACTATTTTAAGAGCAAGAGAGATTGTAAAAGAAATATATTTAGACGAAAAAATAGAACGGTACATAATTGATATTGTATTTGCATCTCGAAATCCGAAAGACTACGGTTTAAACGAATACGAAAATTTAATTTCATTCGGTGCATCACCGAGAGCAGGAATAAATTTAGCATTAGCTGCAAAAGCTTATGCCTTTATTCAAGGCAGAGGGGCTGTATTCCCGGAAGATGTAAGAGCTGTTTGTAAAGATGTAATGCGTCACAGAATTGGTTTGACTTATGAAGCAGAAGCTGAAAATATAACATCCGAAGATATTATAACGGGAATATTGAATGTTGTTGAAGTTCCGTAG
- a CDS encoding YqaE/Pmp3 family membrane protein produces MKSVKYLLIVLFFFGISSNLVFAAESNSANKKESSFLTSDNNKIVQDKQVTKNNKFKQRLITKRLTKIAKRIKNNENSKYDTILLVIVAILIPPLAVLLLENGLTTNFWLDLLLTLLFYLPGLIFALYLILK; encoded by the coding sequence ATGAAATCAGTTAAGTATCTATTAATCGTTTTATTTTTTTTCGGTATTAGCTCAAACTTAGTTTTTGCAGCAGAAAGTAATTCCGCTAATAAAAAAGAATCATCTTTTTTAACCTCTGACAATAACAAAATTGTACAGGATAAACAAGTAACAAAAAATAATAAATTTAAACAGAGACTTATTACTAAAAGACTTACAAAAATAGCAAAAAGGATAAAAAACAATGAAAATTCAAAATATGATACTATTTTGCTTGTAATTGTTGCAATTTTAATTCCCCCTCTTGCTGTTCTTCTGTTAGAAAACGGTCTTACAACAAATTTCTGGCTTGATTTACTCTTAACGCTACTATTTTATCTTCCGGGACTAATTTTTGCTTTATATTTAATTCTGAAATAA
- the guaA gene encoding glutamine-hydrolyzing GMP synthase yields the protein MQNKIIILDFGSQYTRLIARKIRELNVYCEVWPFNNFPEIDTSVKGVILSGSPFSVRDKNAPVPDIRKIKGLKPLLGVCYGAQHLAHSFGGKVVPSKHREYGRANLKFVNNKNPLFQNVTADTQVWMSHADTIVKIPENFEITAGTEDVEVGAFQIKDEQTFGLQFHPEVYHTSEGKQILKNFIVDICKIEQDWTPESFIESSIKELREIIGDDKVILGLSGGVDSTVAGVLLDKAIGKNLTCIFVDNGLLRKNEFEDVLNSYKGMGLNVMGVDAKEDFYKVLKGITEPEKKRKAIGSKFIDVFDIESSKLADIKWLAQGTIYPDVIESVSVKGPSATIKSHHNVGGLPDYMKLKIVEPLRLLFKDEVRRIGKNLGIKKELLGRHPFPGPGLGIRILGDITPEKVCILQDADDIFIRELKDADLYNEVWQAATILLPVKSVGVMGDERTYESTIVLRAVGSTDGMTADWSHLPHEFLAKVSNKIINRVRGINRVVYDISSKPPATIEWE from the coding sequence ATGCAAAATAAGATTATTATATTAGATTTCGGCTCTCAATATACTCGTTTGATAGCAAGGAAAATAAGAGAATTAAATGTTTATTGTGAAGTATGGCCGTTTAATAATTTTCCTGAAATTGATACTTCCGTAAAAGGTGTAATTTTATCGGGAAGTCCGTTTTCTGTGAGAGACAAAAATGCCCCTGTTCCTGATATTAGAAAAATAAAAGGATTGAAGCCGTTGCTCGGGGTGTGTTACGGTGCACAGCATTTAGCTCATTCTTTCGGCGGAAAAGTTGTTCCTTCAAAACACAGAGAATACGGCAGGGCAAATTTGAAGTTTGTAAACAACAAAAATCCGTTGTTCCAAAATGTTACCGCGGATACACAAGTTTGGATGTCGCATGCAGATACTATAGTGAAAATACCCGAAAACTTTGAAATAACTGCCGGAACAGAAGATGTTGAAGTCGGAGCTTTTCAAATTAAAGATGAACAAACATTCGGTTTGCAATTTCATCCGGAGGTGTATCATACATCAGAAGGAAAGCAGATTCTTAAAAATTTTATTGTTGATATTTGCAAAATTGAGCAAGACTGGACTCCGGAATCCTTTATTGAAAGTTCAATTAAAGAACTACGAGAAATTATCGGGGATGATAAAGTAATTCTCGGTTTATCGGGCGGCGTTGATTCAACAGTTGCCGGAGTTTTACTGGATAAAGCAATAGGGAAAAACTTAACTTGTATCTTTGTAGATAACGGACTTCTCAGAAAAAATGAGTTCGAAGATGTATTAAATTCATACAAAGGTATGGGTTTAAATGTGATGGGCGTTGATGCAAAAGAAGATTTTTATAAAGTGTTAAAAGGAATAACAGAACCCGAAAAAAAACGGAAAGCAATAGGCAGTAAATTTATAGATGTTTTCGATATAGAGTCATCGAAACTTGCTGATATTAAGTGGCTTGCACAAGGCACTATTTATCCTGACGTTATTGAGTCTGTTTCGGTTAAAGGCCCGTCAGCTACAATAAAATCTCATCATAATGTAGGAGGATTGCCCGATTACATGAAATTAAAAATTGTAGAACCTTTACGTTTATTGTTTAAAGATGAAGTCAGAAGAATAGGAAAAAATCTCGGCATTAAAAAAGAACTTTTAGGAAGGCATCCTTTCCCGGGACCGGGGTTGGGAATTCGAATTCTCGGAGATATTACCCCTGAAAAAGTTTGTATTTTACAGGATGCTGATGATATTTTTATAAGAGAATTGAAAGATGCAGATTTGTATAATGAAGTTTGGCAAGCAGCAACAATATTATTGCCGGTAAAATCGGTAGGAGTTATGGGCGATGAACGAACCTATGAAAGCACAATTGTTTTAAGAGCTGTCGGTTCAACAGACGGAATGACAGCGGATTGGTCACATCTTCCGCATGAATTTCTTGCAAAAGTTTCTAATAAAATAATAAATCGTGTGAGGGGAATTAACAGAGTTGTTTACGATATAAGTTCAAAACCTCCTGCAACTATTGAATGGGAATAA